In Actinomycetota bacterium, a genomic segment contains:
- a CDS encoding MFS transporter — protein sequence MKLPRFVQPPVPPTRSDIRIVVLTSILGFFEGHALAQAANTLPFVRRSLAITTGEMSQLLGIVRLGAIVAVLLSLLGDRRGRRRVLLGAFSAMLVANAATALAPNAATFTILQTVVRMTGSAVGAVALVMLAESLAPAIRAYGISIFGGAISFGAGVALVLVPISDLGPESWRFLYGASALGFVFYPFVAHRLHESPLFVAPTEPPALWAPLLHMERRPFWIVAALSFLSAAFSAPAATFAMERLVNDVGLRTPVAVGVLLAGGTLGGLGFLVGGRFSDLWGRKPVLFGALLMAGAGGVGMFRFTSPAALAAAAAVSGFGAFATVPSLGALRNELFPTRIRATAVMWLNVAGVLGAVSGLTAGREIIDRFGLSTTITALAACMVIAAGLVLAIPETRGRILEAG from the coding sequence ATGAAGCTGCCCCGCTTCGTACAACCTCCCGTCCCACCTACCCGATCCGACATACGGATCGTCGTCCTGACCTCGATCCTGGGGTTCTTCGAAGGTCATGCCCTTGCCCAGGCAGCGAACACCCTGCCATTCGTTCGACGCTCGCTCGCCATCACGACCGGCGAGATGAGCCAGTTGCTCGGAATCGTTCGGCTCGGCGCCATCGTGGCGGTCCTGCTTTCGCTCCTCGGAGACCGAAGAGGGAGGCGCAGGGTCCTGCTCGGCGCCTTTTCCGCCATGCTCGTCGCCAACGCAGCGACGGCACTCGCCCCGAACGCCGCCACATTCACGATCCTGCAGACCGTGGTTCGTATGACCGGTTCGGCGGTAGGCGCCGTCGCCCTCGTCATGCTGGCCGAATCGCTCGCCCCTGCCATTCGGGCATACGGCATCTCGATCTTCGGGGGCGCGATCAGCTTCGGCGCGGGAGTCGCACTCGTTCTCGTCCCGATCAGTGATCTCGGTCCCGAATCCTGGAGGTTCCTGTACGGCGCGAGTGCGCTCGGTTTTGTGTTCTATCCCTTCGTCGCCCACCGCCTCCACGAAAGTCCCCTCTTCGTGGCGCCGACAGAGCCACCCGCCCTTTGGGCCCCGCTGCTGCACATGGAGAGACGCCCTTTCTGGATCGTCGCCGCGTTGTCGTTCCTCTCGGCCGCCTTCTCCGCACCGGCTGCAACGTTCGCCATGGAGCGACTCGTCAACGACGTCGGCCTTCGCACTCCGGTCGCCGTTGGGGTGCTCCTCGCCGGCGGAACCTTGGGCGGCCTCGGATTCCTCGTCGGAGGAAGATTCTCGGATCTGTGGGGGCGCAAACCGGTGCTGTTCGGAGCGCTCCTGATGGCGGGTGCCGGCGGCGTCGGCATGTTCCGGTTCACCTCGCCGGCAGCCCTCGCCGCCGCAGCAGCCGTCTCCGGCTTTGGAGCGTTTGCCACGGTGCCATCGCTCGGTGCGTTGCGTAATGAGCTGTTCCCAACCAGGATACGGGCAACGGCCGTGATGTGGCTGAACGTGGCGGGAGTGCTGGGTGCGGTCTCGGGTCTGACGGCCGGCAGGGAGATCATCGACCGATTCGGGCTTTCGACGACGATCACCGCGCTCGCAGCATGCATGGTCATCGCCGCCGGCCTCGTACTGGCAATCCCCGAGACACGAGGTCGGATCCTGGAAGCGGGATAG
- a CDS encoding tRNA-binding protein, whose product MATYQDWEALQVRIGTVVRAEINTTARNPSYRMWIDFGELGILQSSARLTDRYTPDDLVGRQIVAVTGFEPMRVGGFRSDVLVLGAMSPEGVVLLKPDQHVAEGTGVA is encoded by the coding sequence ATGGCCACGTACCAAGACTGGGAAGCGCTCCAGGTCCGCATCGGGACCGTCGTGCGGGCAGAGATCAACACAACGGCACGTAACCCTTCGTACCGTATGTGGATCGACTTCGGTGAACTCGGCATCCTGCAGTCCTCCGCAAGGCTGACGGATCGCTACACGCCCGATGACCTGGTTGGCCGCCAGATCGTCGCCGTCACCGGATTCGAACCGATGCGGGTCGGCGGTTTTCGCTCCGACGTGCTCGTCCTCGGAGCCATGAGCCCTGAAGGAGTCGTTCTCCTGAAACCCGATCAGCACGTCGCCGAAGGCACCGGCGTGGCATGA
- a CDS encoding cytochrome c biogenesis protein CcdA, whose amino-acid sequence MADVGIITAFVFGIVSFLSPCVLPLLPGYLSLMSGYSVGDLQSGDASSTRMFRVTLTFVIGFTIIFVILGAAATSVGHFFLQHQRIALQVAGWIVIAFGLLIVVSAYSSSRYLGFLTRERRIDVKPSKLGGWAPLVMGLAFGFAWTPCIGPVLAAILAAAAVQETVGQGMILLLAYGLGLGVPFILSGVGLSKAFRAVGFLKRYLRPINVVSGLLLAGFGVLMITGKMAILSGWVQEIFSKLGLEWLATI is encoded by the coding sequence ATGGCCGACGTTGGCATCATTACCGCATTCGTTTTCGGCATCGTCTCGTTCCTTTCCCCATGTGTGCTGCCGCTGCTGCCGGGGTATCTCAGTCTGATGTCCGGATACTCGGTGGGAGACCTCCAGAGTGGGGACGCTTCGTCCACGAGGATGTTTCGGGTCACACTCACATTCGTGATCGGCTTTACGATCATTTTCGTCATCCTTGGCGCGGCAGCGACCTCGGTGGGACACTTCTTCCTGCAGCACCAGCGCATCGCGCTGCAGGTCGCGGGATGGATCGTGATCGCGTTCGGCCTGCTGATCGTCGTCTCGGCGTATTCGAGTTCGCGATACCTTGGTTTCCTGACGAGAGAACGGCGTATCGATGTCAAGCCATCGAAACTCGGGGGATGGGCGCCGCTCGTCATGGGTCTCGCTTTCGGATTCGCGTGGACACCGTGTATCGGTCCCGTGCTTGCAGCGATCCTGGCGGCTGCTGCCGTTCAGGAGACAGTCGGTCAGGGGATGATCCTGCTGCTCGCATACGGCCTCGGTCTCGGAGTCCCATTCATCTTGTCAGGAGTGGGCCTGTCGAAGGCGTTCAGGGCGGTGGGGTTCCTGAAGCGGTATCTACGCCCGATCAACGTGGTGTCCGGGCTGCTCCTCGCCGGCTTCGGCGTCCTGATGATCACCGGGAAGATGGCCATCCTCTCGGGATGGGTGCAGGAGATCTTCTCCAAACTCGGCCTCGAATGGCTCGCCACGATCTGA
- a CDS encoding response regulator transcription factor: protein MDRGRILLIEDEEPIADMLRVFFEREGYRLVHAVSGEIGLQRLEERPARAVLLDLNLPGIDGVEVCRRIRAISDIPVIMLTARDSEIDKVVGLEIGADDYVTKPFSPRELLARVKAVLRRSEEAPVTTKALSVAGFEIDAGRREVRDAEGNVIRPTAREFDLLWYLAEHAGLVLSRGQILEAVWGYEYFGETRTVDVHIRQLRKKLDGIPIETVWGVGYRLEAS, encoded by the coding sequence ATGGACCGCGGCCGCATCCTGCTGATCGAAGATGAAGAACCGATTGCCGATATGTTGCGCGTATTCTTCGAGCGTGAGGGGTATCGCCTCGTCCATGCGGTCTCTGGCGAGATCGGGTTGCAGCGTTTGGAGGAGCGACCGGCGCGAGCCGTGCTTCTGGATCTCAACCTTCCCGGAATCGACGGTGTCGAAGTGTGCCGACGCATCCGTGCCATCTCGGACATCCCGGTGATCATGCTCACCGCCAGGGACTCGGAGATCGATAAGGTCGTCGGCCTCGAGATCGGAGCGGACGACTACGTGACCAAGCCGTTCTCGCCTCGCGAGCTGCTGGCACGAGTCAAGGCGGTCCTTCGGCGGTCCGAAGAAGCTCCGGTAACCACGAAGGCACTGTCGGTCGCCGGCTTCGAGATCGACGCGGGACGCAGAGAAGTCCGAGATGCGGAAGGTAACGTGATCCGACCGACGGCCAGGGAGTTCGATCTCCTCTGGTATCTGGCCGAGCACGCCGGCTTGGTGCTTTCCCGGGGTCAGATCCTCGAAGCGGTTTGGGGTTACGAGTACTTCGGTGAGACGCGTACGGTCGACGTGCACATCCGCCAGCTGCGCAAGAAGCTCGATGGGATTCCCATTGAGACGGTATGGGGTGTCGGGTACCGGTTGGAGGCGTCGTGA
- a CDS encoding HAMP domain-containing histidine kinase: protein MRRRLFWSMLGIATLALVLVGVFGAILGQVAVSRETIRQMSQEAAAIERLVGNQFLEETGDRVTLQRLSSILRNGELPKDSTLGRRLRTLLATAEQITGGRLVDLGWIDAQGRLHLFLNPTIGEALRFNVTTLREGNDSVVRRRIPGEEQAVLAVAHPMKASRLVVVVFQRTTLINGRSFFRVMLIAFGLAALLSAIAARLLARRLSKRGAKLAEAARNLADGDSSARVDLPGDDEVADIARAFNEMADRLEATQSGEREFLMSVGHDLRTPLTTIGGYAEALEEGGLDEESVARIGGVLSSETGRLRRLIEDLMMLARLDAREFTLRPELVDVAAHLRGIADTFRQRAADAGLRFVVDVEETGSFETDPDRLAQISGNLIENALRYTPEAGTVTFRVANGERSVVLEVVDSGPGIEAEDLPRVF, encoded by the coding sequence ATGAGAAGAAGACTGTTCTGGAGCATGCTCGGGATCGCCACGCTGGCGTTGGTGCTGGTTGGAGTCTTCGGGGCGATCCTCGGTCAGGTGGCCGTGTCCCGAGAGACCATCCGTCAGATGTCCCAGGAAGCTGCCGCGATCGAGCGTCTGGTCGGGAACCAGTTCCTTGAAGAGACCGGTGACCGGGTTACGCTGCAACGCCTTTCTTCAATCCTGCGCAACGGTGAACTCCCGAAGGATTCGACACTCGGCAGACGCCTACGGACACTCCTGGCAACGGCAGAACAGATTACCGGTGGTCGTCTCGTCGACCTCGGATGGATCGATGCACAGGGTCGGCTGCACCTCTTCCTGAATCCGACGATCGGTGAAGCGCTGCGTTTCAACGTCACGACCTTACGGGAGGGGAACGACAGTGTCGTCCGCAGGCGGATTCCCGGTGAAGAGCAAGCCGTACTCGCCGTGGCACACCCGATGAAGGCGAGCCGTCTCGTCGTCGTCGTGTTCCAACGCACAACGCTGATCAATGGGCGGAGCTTCTTTCGTGTGATGCTGATCGCGTTCGGTCTTGCCGCGCTCCTGTCTGCAATCGCCGCCCGCCTGCTTGCCAGGCGGCTGAGCAAACGTGGCGCGAAGCTGGCGGAGGCCGCGCGAAACCTCGCCGATGGGGATTCTTCGGCCAGGGTCGACCTGCCGGGTGACGACGAAGTGGCCGACATCGCTCGAGCGTTCAATGAAATGGCCGACCGGCTCGAAGCAACCCAATCCGGAGAGCGAGAGTTTCTGATGAGTGTCGGTCACGATCTGCGTACTCCTCTCACCACGATCGGTGGGTACGCGGAAGCTCTCGAGGAAGGGGGCCTGGACGAGGAATCTGTTGCTCGCATCGGCGGGGTCTTGTCCAGCGAGACCGGCCGACTGCGTCGTCTCATCGAAGACCTGATGATGCTTGCACGGCTCGACGCCCGAGAGTTCACCCTGCGCCCCGAGTTGGTGGACGTGGCTGCCCACCTGCGAGGGATTGCCGACACATTTCGTCAACGTGCAGCAGATGCCGGGTTGCGGTTCGTTGTCGATGTCGAGGAGACAGGTTCGTTCGAGACGGATCCCGATCGGCTTGCACAGATCTCGGGGAACCTCATCGAGAACGCACTGCGGTACACCCCAGAGGCGGGAACCGTGACGTTTCGCGTCGCCAATGGGGAGCGCAGTGTTGTGCTGGAGGTCGTCGATTCCGGTCCGGGTATCGAGGCCGAGGACCTTCCCCGGGTGTTC
- a CDS encoding DUF2029 domain-containing protein, producing MAWAITVLSLVGFVVFSTTQLPEAVHGAPDFPNYYFGGERLLSGEPVYGPIGEDVRELFGVDGYRNYPADPPATVVLLAPLSLLPYTAAWWLFFALSAVLLMGVGYSTAKEVGWSRPGAVALGATMLITSAGRFLLFRNHMEAILLLFLFLGWRALRRGRDLEGGAWWGFAAALKLFPVFLIVGLLAVRRTKAAVSAVIAAVVATGLGVTILGWDNTMTFIRDVLPASKEWYGAFGNYSLLSFGTALVSEPFGWVLGAVGALALTWWYWRRAETVDQAWVGGVAAMLLISPLSWLNYLVLVVPGVMLIARRLDVRTARGRWTLLGLAGSLGFWGPILFAERVPSVLLSFVPTYGLLALFVLGMHRAVET from the coding sequence GTGGCATGGGCGATCACGGTGCTGTCACTCGTAGGTTTCGTCGTTTTTTCGACAACCCAACTTCCCGAGGCCGTCCACGGCGCGCCCGACTTTCCCAATTACTACTTCGGGGGAGAGCGCCTCCTGTCGGGTGAACCGGTGTACGGACCGATCGGCGAAGATGTGCGGGAGCTCTTCGGCGTGGACGGTTACAGGAACTATCCGGCCGATCCACCTGCGACGGTCGTACTCCTTGCACCGCTGTCCCTGTTGCCCTACACGGCGGCATGGTGGCTGTTCTTCGCGTTGTCCGCGGTGCTGCTCATGGGAGTCGGCTACTCGACTGCGAAGGAGGTTGGCTGGTCACGGCCCGGCGCAGTTGCCCTCGGGGCCACCATGCTGATCACTTCGGCCGGGAGGTTTCTTCTCTTCCGGAATCATATGGAGGCGATCCTCCTGCTGTTTCTCTTTCTCGGGTGGCGGGCGTTGCGGCGTGGTCGGGATCTCGAAGGTGGAGCCTGGTGGGGGTTCGCTGCGGCCCTGAAACTCTTCCCCGTTTTTCTGATCGTCGGGTTGCTCGCGGTGCGCCGAACCAAAGCGGCGGTTTCTGCGGTGATCGCAGCCGTGGTCGCAACAGGCCTGGGTGTGACGATCCTGGGCTGGGACAACACCATGACGTTCATCCGGGACGTGCTTCCGGCTTCGAAAGAGTGGTACGGGGCGTTCGGGAACTACTCGCTTCTGTCGTTCGGAACGGCTCTGGTCTCCGAACCGTTCGGATGGGTCCTGGGTGCTGTGGGCGCTCTTGCCCTCACCTGGTGGTACTGGCGCAGAGCGGAGACCGTCGATCAGGCATGGGTGGGTGGTGTCGCCGCGATGCTGCTGATCAGTCCGCTGTCCTGGCTCAACTATCTGGTCCTCGTGGTGCCGGGCGTGATGCTGATCGCGCGTCGTCTCGACGTGAGGACGGCTCGTGGACGATGGACACTTCTGGGTCTGGCCGGTTCACTCGGATTCTGGGGACCGATCCTTTTCGCAGAACGGGTGCCATCCGTCCTGCTGTCATTCGTTCCCACGTACGGGCTGTTGGCTCTGTTCGTATTGGGCATGCACCGAGCGGTCGAAACCTGA